The sequence gacaaatatgctcaatgctgcaaccggtgctatgcggagtctgcatgacagtgttctttctttggagaagcggcgtctcagagagaaggatgtggcatacccggttttcgcggccaaggtgccagagggcaagggctttgtggataactccatcgggggtacgatcgtcctgcggtttgatgacatccacgctatgttgaaccttcatccgctgcactacacctttgttcggctattttcgctgagtatggagatgcggatcattcgcgacaagaccccggacatcgtgatagtcgaccccttctacatgcgtgccaagatcttgggcagcgctggggaccggcaagtcgcgagttcttacctcgaaggcgtcattctggcaaaccaagataaggataacttcctcgtgccttactttcccgagtaagtcctcccctcaaccgccccgtaacatatgaattcttagatttcgatcgtttttcttttaacattccgtgttttctgcagtgacacacattgcacgctcatcctcctaagccccaaatattccatggccacgtatttcgacccggaccgtcagtcgaacgtagactacacaaatgtcaagaaggttcttgatgatgttctccccggctacgtcaaatctggaggcaccttcaccaggcctattcgtaagtacggcaagcacgtgttctcccacaatacgacgttctgctgcgtcaagcagccgcctggcggtcagaagggtgcctactacgccatccatcacatgcgggcgatcgtacgggaccatcatcaacttctgctaccgagtagactcaaagattgggccgcgagcgtgtcggcaatccaggacgcggacatcagacaagaattctttcgcatccagtcggagtttgcggaaatcatccatcaagatgtccttcgtacctcggggcagttctacctcagaaatcaaccgtccaacagtgacatcgacacaatgctacaaatgcaggctgacaacgcccgttctttcatgactcccacgatagacggcggcttcatccacgcttcggtcccttgagtcgagtcgaaagcagtgatgctgtgtctagttctgaaacatcgattggctcatgttgtaattaaactttaatgaacttgtagtatgtctctttggtttcgagagtcgttcaacttagatgtaatcgatgctattaatgtcttgcttttctcttccgatcgttctgttgcatacttatatattgcttatgtattgtctgtgaattggtactaacgtttcgtttggctagtgcatagcgatgccgacgtatgtcgtgtacaagggtaaggttcccggagtctacgacgactgggaggagtgtcggagacaggttcaccgattcagcggtaacagttacaaagggtacaccactagggccgaggccgaatctagatacgcccgctatctagcgggagaggggagggagcgttggaggaaccggatgaagacgagtttcatcgtgatgatgctcatcgtgatgaccgcaactctcttttatgtgatggtagtttagatgatcgatatcgacttgtaatgtgaagacaaactcgctactcgcggtctcgagacttgtaatataatgttctatctttgttcgatcttttcaattcggagactaatatgatgaattgtattcggagactaatatgatgaattgtattcaaagactaatcttctattgtattcgatgaatctgttgttgatgtgtgctgtctatattttgtcaaattatacattttgtaacctgtgcaaaaaacagaaaataaaaaataaaaaaaacctaatattcatacgaatggcgcatcacatgatagtgcgccattagtatgacaaagcatactaatggcgcatcactgaagagtgcgccattagtatgccgaggttactaatggcgcatcttgctgccgtgcgccattagtatgccagagcacctgggtatacatggcccctgggaggcatactaatggcgcacttctgtatacactagtggcgcatcagtggtgcgccattagtatatcagatactaatggcgcaccagggggtgcgccattagtaaaatatactaatggtgtggtactaatggcgcaccgctaatgcgccattaatggccaaattaggtgtgccattagtaggccttttcctagtagtgtaccgacgatcgaatctcgggcaagtaacgtaccgattgacaaagggaattgtatgcggggttgcttcaatcctcgacatcgtggttcatccgatgagatcatcatggaacatgtgggagccaacatgggtatccagatcccgctgttggttattgaccggagagcagtctcggtcatgtctgcatgtctcccgaacccgtagggtctacacacttaaggttcggtgacgctagggttgtaaagatattagtatgcagcaaaccgaaagttattcggagtcccggataagatcccgaacgtcacgaggagttccggaatggtccggagataaagaattatatatgggaagtcgagtttcggccatcgggaaagtttcggggttcaccggtattgtaccgggaccaccggaagggtcccgagggtccaccgggtggggccacccatcccgaagggccccatgggctgaagtgggaggggaaccagcccctggtgggctggtgtgcccccctggccccccctctgcgcctagggttgggaaccctaggggagggggcgcctccacttgccttggggggcactccacccccctggccgccgtcccccttgggagatcccatctccagggccggcgcccccctggggtccctatataaagaggagggtgggagggcagccgcaccctgacacctggcgcctccctccccccccttgctacacctcttcctcccgtagtcgcttggcgaagccctgccggaatcctgctgcatccaccaccacgccgtcgtgctgctggatcttcatcaacctctccttcccccttgctggatcaagaaggaggagacgtcacgctgaccgtacgtgtgttgaatgcggaggtgccgtccgttcggcgctaggatctccagtgatttggatcacgacgagtacgactccctcaaccccgttctcttgaacgcttccgctcgcaatctacaagggcatgtagatgcactcccctctctcgttgctagatgaactcatagattgatcttggtgaacgtaggaatttttttattttatgcaacgttccccttcAGAAATTGTAGAGAACTTAAATGATGTCCTTTTCTTAGTGGTGTGAGAGTCTTATGTGTAGCCAAATCAGCATGGTGTATGTTGTAACGGTATTTGATTGGTTTCTCATGAATTAACCGAAGAAGTCTCTTCTACTCTTTTAGTGATTTGATAAATTGGAACCCAGGCCACGACTTCAGAAAAAACATTTTCTCACTGCGCATGTTTGTCTACCCCCACTCTTATCAACAGAATGGCAAGGCCAAGTGTCAGAGCTAAATCCGGAAAATTCCTTGGCAGGTTATCCTAGCTAGGTGACCTAACATGATGGTGACAAAGACAAGGTTTCTACCTAGGTTCGATCTCTCATgaaggagataataccctacttcccgctctTTGCTTTATTGCgttggggtgtgtacaaagtacaaaGTACCAAGTGATTCTCAATGTCTCTATCAACGAGTCTGGTCCCTGGTTTATATAGCACACCAGGGGCCCTAGGATACATCTTAGTCGGCTATGTACGGGGAGACATAGTTCTCCATGATCCTAGCTTCTTGTGTTGCACGCCAAGCCTTCTAGAGTCTTTCTGTTATTCATCGTGAGCCGCTCAAAGTGGCTGAACTGACAGAGGGCTACTAAACCCGGCCCACCAGGCCAAGAGTCGACATGATAAGAGGTCCCTTAGTCAGGACACCATCAATAGCACCTGAACCGATTTCAAGCTTGGCTACACGTCAGGCCATCCGAGTTGCTCATCGTCTCCGGAGCAGGTTCAACGAATCTTCCCGCAGTGTCTTCACGCAGCCGACCTCCATCCGCCGAGTTGCTTCCCGAGGTTTTGTAAACCACCTCAGTCTCGAAAGCGTTGAAGGAATTAGCTGGCATGCACATCAGAAATGTTTCTGCACTGCCAGCTAATTGATGGGAGGACTCCCGCACTACACCACGAAGGTTTATCTGGTCTCATTCGACAAGTTAGTCCGGTCTTATCCACGGGCCCACTTGCACACGTGTCATCCTTGACATGACAATCAACATGGTGAGCGAGAGTGGGTCAGGGCCCCACACAGGCCACATGCCCACATCTCATCAAATGGACGATGTGTGCCTCTATCCCGCATGAGTGTTAACGGCAACCCCTTGATCCCCGTGCGTCATTAACTCCTTAATATGGGAAAGTGAAGAGATTTTCTTGGTTTAAGGGAGTTGTTGGAGAGTTTTTCCCTCAACTTTTCGTAAATGGTAGTTATTTGAGGTCTACGAAagtgctagagttgctcttagtagCTTCGTAAACATTGTGGTTTCTAGTAATGGAAATACGAGGGGCAACTCGAACTATGCTACTTGTTTTTTTAGAGTTAGTGAAGGGAGAAGAGTTGGTTCGTTAGTTCGTGTAGAAAAAAAAAGTAAGTCTAGCATCTTCGGAGACAACTCTATTTATTAAAATTAAAACGGCCCCTCCCTCATAAAAAGTTAAAAAATAAAAATGACCCCACGTGATTCTCCACATACGCCAAAAGTGGACACGTGGAACGCAAGGAAGCAGCAAAGTCTATCGTGAGGCCGAGCTGAGGATTGGACGCGGCCACCGCACACTCTCGTGACACTCGCGAGCACGCCGCCGGCGCAAGAAGCACAACCAAAGCCAAGCTCCCGGCCGGGCGGATTCATTGGTTGCGCCATGGACCTGCGCGTCGCTGCCCCCGCCTCCgtggccgccgccgcgcgccggggCGTGCTCGGATGCGCGCGCGTCCGGccgctccaaggccgccgccaGTGCCGCCCCTCCGTGCGCGTGTCCGTCGCGACCACGGAgtcggccgccgcagccgccgtaGCCGCCGTAAGTAACACATCCCCCGTCCCTCTCAGTCCCAGTCACTAGCTAGCTCTGGTCATGCAGTTCACGACTCTTTGCCGTGCAGTCGGCGGCCGAGGACGACGAAACGACGAACCCGAGGACGGTGGTGGCGGTCATCCTCGGCGGCGGCGCCGGGACGAGGCTCTTCCCTCTCACCAAGCGCAGGGCCAAGCCCGCCGTGAGTTGTCGCTCCTCTTTTTCCACGACCCGCCAAATGCAAGTAGATTATTTGACAGACATTGGTTGTACTGGTGCTACCGGCCGCAGGTGCCGATAGGCGGCGCGTACAGGCTCATCGACGTGCCCATGAGCAACTGCATCAACAGCGGGATCAACAAGGTGTACGTCCTCACCCAGTTCAACTCCGCCTCCCTCAACCGCCACCTCTCCAGGGCCTACAACTTCAGCAATGGCGTCGGCTTCGGAGACGGCTTCGTCGAGGTACCACGTCCTGCAATTCAATTCAGACCGCTCATACTATAGGATGGAGGATGCACTGCTTCAAGGAATCTTCGGGTCTTGCTTTGATTATCTGAAACAGGGATGACAGAGTGGAAACTGTTCTGTTTATTCAGGTTCTAGCAGCAACTCAGAGGCCTGGATCGGAGGGAAAGACGTGGTTTCAGGGTACCGCCGACGCGGTTCGGCAATTCGCTTGGCTTTTCGATGTACGTTTTCTCTTAGCGTGTGCGAGTGAGATGCATTTTTCTTTCATCACTACAGACGATGAATCGCGATGCAGGGAGTGTGCACGTGCTAGGTacatagaaaaatgttcatgtggtgTGGTTTCCCCATTGTAGTTTTGCACAAAGCCATTTTCCACTCTAAAAAAACACAGAGCCTCTTGCCCCTGTTATACTGATATAATTCCAGAATCAAGAACCTGGGTTCAGATGTGCATTCGGTCCCGCTACTGGAAACCTCATGCTTGTAACActgcaattttatttattttttgcttttcaGGATGCCAAATCTAAAGACATAGAGGATGTGCTGATTCTTTCTGGCGATCACCTCTACCGTATGGACTACATGGACTTTGTTCAGGTAATTTACCGCATAAAGATTGTTTTTCACACTTGTCTGTTCAAATGTGGTTAAATTGTTGTGACCATTCCATATGCAGAGTCATCGGCAGAGAGACGCGGGCATCAGCATCTGTTGCTTGCCTATTGATGGCAGGTGATTTCCTTTCTATTTCAGTGGCTAATGTACATAAAGTCACAAGTGGCCTTCCACTATGCATCATCTACATGCAGAGGaaattcttcttcaatttttttaatgtttttgaaaaaaatgaatTGCCATTGCTGTGTTAAGGCAAATGTTTATTTTTTAGCATATAATAAACTCTTCGATTTAACGCTCTGTTAGTTTGTGTCTTGTGGATTAGAGATGAATAATTCTGTTTTCAATGTTAGCCGGGCGTCTGATTTTGGTCTAATGAAGATAGACGACACAGGAAGAGTTATTTCATTTAGTGAAAAACCGAGAGGAGCTGATTTGAAAGCAATGGTAAGTTGTATTGATTTCTTCGTGCCACTCACCTCTCCAGTCCACACATGAGAGTAACATTCTAGATGGCCAAGTGTACGCGTTTCAGTTAGTACAACACTGAGAATGCCTTTCAAAGAAAATAAAACACAAGTTCATGGACATTTGTTTGTGGCAGCAAGTTGACACCACTCTCCTCGGCTTACTGAAGGAGGAAGCAGAAAAGAAACCATACATAGCTTCAATGGGGGTATACATATTCAAGAAAGAGATACTTCTAAATCTTTTGAGGTACGCCAATTCAACTTACTGGATCTCAAAATAATGCCAGTTAAATATTCTATTCGATTCTTCCCTGAAGAAAAGTGTATTCAGTTCTCCAAATATAAGGCAAACTGCCAAAGTTCCAATAAACATGGAAAGTACTAAAAACAAGCTGTTTCATCTTTAAATATTTAATGTTGTAATATTTTTTGGGATACTACCTTATGTTGTACGTAGTAAGGTGCATTTTCATAGAACAACTTGATCACAAGTAGATCTTAAGACGAGCCAAAACAAGTAGATCTTAATATGCAGTGCATTGTTGTTAGGTCAGATGGCGTTTTCCCACTGCAAATGATTTTGGCTCTGAAATAATTCCTGCTGCAGCAAGAGAGATTAATGTAAAGGTATGTGAATGTCATAAATGCAATCATTAGTAGGCACGCTGTGTAAGCTTTTCTGGGCAGTTCAAGAAACAGAATGACTATCATTACTTGATATTTCCGTACTACCTGTGAAAATTGTTATGCCACATACCTAGCATGTGATGTTATCAGCATCACTTACTGGTGCATTCTTCAATTGCAGTCAGGCATCTAAAACTGCACAACTGAAAGACAGAAAAGTAGGATGATGGCATTGCACATTGCCATTTTAGTTCCCTATTAGTATTTTTTGTTTCAAAATGTTAAAACTGTATCTTTATGTTGTATTTTTTCCCGTAAACCTTAACTTCCATATGATGTTACCGGTATCTTATATTTAACACTTCAGGCATATCTTTTCAATGATTACTGGGAAGATATTGGAACTATTAAATCCTTCTTCGAAGCAAATCTTGCCCTTGCTGAACAGGTATGGGTAGTATGTGCAAACTAATGGCAAGCTGCCTCTTTATTTTGTCTTTTACAGTCTTTGCCCTTCTTTTCCTACACCACTATGTTATTGGTTCTGGTGTTAGTTTTATTCAATGTATGGTGTTAATAGTTACTCGTATGCAATATCACTCTTTATTGATATGGCCCAGTGAGGCAGTAGATATATACACTGACACTTTACAAGGTGCAAGAACTTCATAGAGCACTCTACAAAAGAGATAAATGCAATGTACTAATAGTGATAACATAATACGTATCAAGCAATAAACTTTTATTTTGCAAGAAATAAAGTAAAAACCTGAACCTTTTGTAACATGTGATCGTCTTTTCATTCAACTATGCAGCCTTCAAAGTTCAGCTTCTATGATGCTAGCAAACCGATGTACACATCACGGAGAAACCTACCACCATCTATGATCAGCGGTAGTAAGGTATGTGTTGCCTCTGGGCTAGTATGACTCCCATTTTGCAGTATTATTTTATTGAAAATTCTGTGTGTACCATTTTCACTACCCAAAGTTCTTTCGTTACATTGTGTCATCATTATCGCGGTGCTTTGCCTTTGCACCCTTAGTTACTAATATCTTACTATAAGTGTTCAGTTACTCTTCAGAGTTACTCTACAGAATCGATTTGGTTGCCGTGCCACCTAACATGTGTATACCATTTGCAGATCACTGATTCAATCATTTCCCATGGATGTTTCTTGGATAAATGCAGGGTAGAGCACAGTGTCGTTGGAATCCGTTCTCGAATAGGCTCCAACGTACACCTCAAGGTCAGGCCTCTTGCTTGCAAAAAGCATAAACACCAATAGGGATCCATTATAGCCTTCCACAATAACAGCAAATGTGGTTCTCCATTTCTTCAGGATACGGTAATGCTCGGTGCTGATTTCTATGAAACTGACATGGAAAGAGGCGACCAGCTGGCCGAAGGAAAGGTTCCGATTGGGATCGGGGAGAACACTTCAATTCAGTACGCACGCATATACACTTCCTAGCACACCGCTCGCCAATTTAGACATCGCGTTGTATTACTCTTGTCTGACAAATGTCTCCCTCTTGTTCTGCCCAGAAACTGCATCATTGACAAGAATGCGAGGATAGGGAAGAATGTGACCATTGCTAACGCTGAGGTATGCATGATGTTCTCTGCCACCTTGTTTCTTCAAGAACAGTCGCATAATGAATATGAATCAACAAGCTATGATCCCCCAATGTTGCTCTCATCTGATAAGATTTTTCTAGCGTTCGCCTGAAATGCTACTATTCATTTCCAGTGAACCGCCCTTCGGAGTTGGTGTCTGTCCGAATATTACTGAACATGTGGTTTGCTGTTGGGTTCTCTACAGGGTGTGCAGGAAGCAGACAGGGCGTCAGAAGGCTTCCACATCCGGTCCGGCATCACGGTTGTGCTGAAGAACTCGGTGATCGCGGATGGATTAGTCATATGAGCTGAAAAAAGGCGGTTCTCCAGTCCAGCAAGAGAAATAAAGAATTCGTTTGTACTCTTCCAATAAGATGCGTGGCAACCCTGAAAATGCTCCTTGTGTATACGAGATGGCTTTGGTTCTCAAACATGCAATGTCGTGTCACCGAATTGCTTTAAAATTTCAAATAGCATTGTCAAGATGACCGaggttttaaattttgaaaacagaaaacTTCCGTATGTCACCGAAGTATGTGAAATTTGACAAATTTCGGATATTTTCTTTTGGAATTCGATCTATCAAAATTCACCTAATTCTATTGATCTTTTTACTAAATTTAAATTTGTTTTGAAATTAGTTTGAACCTAGCTTGAAATTTGGAGGTTACGAATATTTCAGTACCCTACCCTAAAAAAAACCGGTATCCACTGAAAGTGCCGAAATTTCAGAAATTTCATTTCagcttttagtttttttttttcGCTTGTGTGCACATCCACCGTAAAGCCTTTGGCCGTGGCATCCTCCTGTGGTGCTGGTGGGGTGGAGGGAGGAAGTTCGAAGAGGAAAGCCAATCAGTTCACTTGAAAAGAGTTGTGCTGTCACTAGGCAGGCATTGCATTTATCCAAAGTAGCATCATGGGTTTCATACTTGGGCACTGCGACCTGTGATGCTGGGCATGGGCAGCAAACACTCACGCTTCTGGATTTCAGTTCTGGCTAAAGCAGCGTGCAGCGAGAGAACGAGGTAAAATCACGGCCGGAGGAATTCTGGTGGAATCGACGGTCACGTACGAATCGCTGATGATGGTTTGTCGCGCGCAGGCGTTTGGCCCTGCACGTGGCCGTCTGGGTCGCCCCTCTCTGTTCTTTTTTAAACAAGGTAAAAGatttgcaatttttattgattGAGAGAGAAGGTTTAATGACCGCAAAGCGGGAAACAAAGAACTACTCTCGCGGCAAGTTGGAATGAGCACGCGGGGGCAAATGATGTACTCTTAAACAtaacacacacaagtaaaataatAATGACATAAAAGTATAGTAAGGGGCTAACGGCTATCCATTATGCTCAACTTATATTATTGAAGGTATCTGAATTTATAGGATTACAGTTTTGAGAAACAACTAGAATCAAAACTGACACACGATCAAGAAAAGGGACCAACAATGTCATTTTCAATAGAAATCTTCAGAAAACCGGACATGATAGATTAACTATGTCCAAAACATGTGCAAACTACCGAGGATACCTTGATGATATCATGAACTCTTCTTCCATACTATATTGTCTTGTTGAATCCTCATCGCCGCCTCTTTCATGCTCATTCATTGGGCAATTTGTTGGAATAACGTCATTCTCAAATTCCTCATTCACCACATTATCTGAAACAATATGCATTGATGATTGTAAGCTTTCCAATGTCAACTCCACTTGTCGCATGGTTGGGCGATCCTCTCCTTTTAACTGTGTACATGCTATTGCAAGTGTAGCGACTTCATGGACTTCTTTGCTCCACTCATTTATAACTTGTGGATCTAGTATCTGCGACAAGTTATCTTCTGCAAACAACATAGCAAAATGTGCAACAATGCCATCACCACTAGGGGATAAATATGAAAATGGCTTCTTTCTGGTCAACAGTTCTACAACCATGACACCAAAACTGTAGACATCACTTTTCTCCGTGAGTCGCCCTGTATAGAAGTACATAGGGTCTAAATATCCGACGGTACCTTGCACCATGGTTGTTAAACCTGATTTCTCCACTGAAATATACCTTGAAGCTCCAAAATCTGCTATCTTTGTTGTTAGAGTATCGTCCAAAAGTATGTTTACTGACTTTATGTCTCTGTGGATGATAGGTATTGAAGCTGTCGAGTGAAGATATGCTAGGGATTTAGCTGTTTCAATTGCTATTCGTAGCCTGTCACCCCATGACAACGATCTTGGTCCTTCAACATGAAGATGATCATAAAGGGTTCCATTTGATATGAACTCATAGACCAACAATGGGACTTCTGTTTCAAGACAACAACCATAGAGTTTTACCACATTCCGATGGTTGATTTGTGACAATATAGCAACTTCATTGATAAACTCATCAATCTCTTTCTGAACCACCTTCTTTGGTTTCTTGATAGCCACAACATGTAGGTCTGATAAAATTCCTTTGTAGACGGTACCATGCCCTCCACCACCAAGCTCACGAGCTTTATCAAAGTTGTTTGTTGCCTTCTCTAGCTCTTCTAAAGGTATGATCATCCTTTCTGCAATATCAGCTCTCTGAGATACCAATTGTTGCAGCAATTGACCACGATTCTGCTCAAAGAACTTGCGCTTCAACATTTGTGTCCTTTTGTGCTTTAATTTCTTGGAAATGAAGAGCCCAATAAAAACCAAAAGTACAAGGCCTGCCCCGCTAGCAACTCCTACGATGACACCTTTATCTGCAAAATACAGAGATCATTACCCGTTTTCTCCAACAGATATATAGGCACAAAAACTAGTACTTATTCATATCCATCTATACTTGCTAAGAATCAACAAAGCATACCCAAGTAAGTTACGACTTCTGTTTAGTACTATAGGGAAGGAACGAAACATTTCAACAAACTGCTAGGATGCTTTTTAATGACAGCAAGCTAATTAGGTCGATTATAA comes from Triticum aestivum cultivar Chinese Spring chromosome 5B, IWGSC CS RefSeq v2.1, whole genome shotgun sequence and encodes:
- the LOC543278 gene encoding glucose-1-phosphate adenylyltransferase large subunit; translated protein: MDLRVAAPASVAAAARRGVLGCARVRPLQGRRQCRPSVRVSVATTESAAAAAVAASAAEDDETTNPRTVVAVILGGGAGTRLFPLTKRRAKPAVPIGGAYRLIDVPMSNCINSGINKVYVLTQFNSASLNRHLSRAYNFSNGVGFGDGFVEVLAATQRPGSEGKTWFQGTADAVRQFAWLFDDAKSKDIEDVLILSGDHLYRMDYMDFVQSHRQRDAGISICCLPIDGSRASDFGLMKIDDTGRVISFSEKPRGADLKAMQVDTTLLGLLKEEAEKKPYIASMGVYIFKKEILLNLLRWRFPTANDFGSEIIPAAAREINVKAYLFNDYWEDIGTIKSFFEANLALAEQPSKFSFYDASKPMYTSRRNLPPSMISGSKITDSIISHGCFLDKCRVEHSVVGIRSRIGSNVHLKDTVMLGADFYETDMERGDQLAEGKVPIGIGENTSIQNCIIDKNARIGKNVTIANAEGVQEADRASEGFHIRSGITVVLKNSVIADGLVI
- the LOC543278 gene encoding glucose-1-phosphate adenylyltransferase large subunit isoform X2 gives rise to the protein MDLRVAAPASVAAAARRGVLGCARVRPLQGRRQCRPSVRVSVATTESAAAAAVAASAAEDDETTNPRTVVAVILGGGAGTRLFPLTKRRAKPAVPIGGAYRLIDVPMSNCINSGINKVYVLTQFNSASLNRHLSRAYNFSNGVGFGDGFVEVLAATQRPGSEGKTWFQGTADAVRQFAWLFDDAKSKDIEDVLILSGDHLYRMDYMDFVQSHRQRDAGISICCLPIDGSRASDFGLMKIDDTGRVISFSEKPRGADLKAMEEAEKKPYIASMGVYIFKKEILLNLLRWRFPTANDFGSEIIPAAAREINVKAYLFNDYWEDIGTIKSFFEANLALAEQPSKFSFYDASKPMYTSRRNLPPSMISGSKITDSIISHGCFLDKCRVEHSVVGIRSRIGSNVHLKDTVMLGADFYETDMERGDQLAEGKVPIGIGENTSIQNCIIDKNARIGKNVTIANAEGVQEADRASEGFHIRSGITVVLKNSVIADGLVI